One Scophthalmus maximus strain ysfricsl-2021 chromosome 9, ASM2237912v1, whole genome shotgun sequence genomic region harbors:
- the LOC118319457 gene encoding uncharacterized protein LOC118319457 isoform X3, with the protein MDRSHRKKVVNYLSLQGGKSPGESVRCIMREIGTNALWANYSLKGRQGKRKFQDLAIYPVVVQACSKSYPKITLKTVETCIADTLRYAPHRGTRGESNHRKEGERGADMQHMVGIGVEPWTAAGGLQPPVGCRCFNDHNYIVDEAGPSMAESNVAATEGSRSPSLFSESADSE; encoded by the exons ATGGACAGATCTCACAGAAAGAAAGTG gTCAATTATCTGTCTCTCCAGGGAGGTAAATCTCCTGGCGAGTCAGTGAGATGCATTATGCGTGAAATTGGAACCAATGCCCTTTGGGCCAACTATAGTCTGAAGGGTCGCCAAGGGAAAAGGAAGTTCCAGGACCTGGCTATTTATCCAGTCGTAGTCC AGGCTTGCAGCAAGTCTTACCCAAAGATCACGCTGAAGACAGTGGAAACCTGCATAGCAGATACGCTGAGATATGCTCCCCACAGAGGGACTCGG GGGGAAAGTAATCacaggaaagagggagagagaggggcagacaTGCAGCACATGGTCGGGATCGGAGTCGAACCCTGGACCGCTGCAGGGGGACTCCAGCCTCCGGTGGGGTGCCGGTGTTTTAATGACCATAATTACATT GTGGATGAAGCAGGACCATCCATGGCTGAGAGCAACGTTGCCGCAACTGAGGGGAGCAGAAGCCCCTCACTGTTTTCAGAGTCTGCAGACTCTGAATAA
- the LOC118319457 gene encoding uncharacterized protein LOC118319457 isoform X6 encodes MDRSHRKKVVNYLSLQGGKSPGESVRCIMREIGTNALWANYSLKGRQGKRKFQDLAIYPVVVQACSKSYPKITLKTVETCIADTLRYAPHRGTRVDEAGPSMAESNVAATEGSRSPSLFSESADSE; translated from the exons ATGGACAGATCTCACAGAAAGAAAGTG gTCAATTATCTGTCTCTCCAGGGAGGTAAATCTCCTGGCGAGTCAGTGAGATGCATTATGCGTGAAATTGGAACCAATGCCCTTTGGGCCAACTATAGTCTGAAGGGTCGCCAAGGGAAAAGGAAGTTCCAGGACCTGGCTATTTATCCAGTCGTAGTCC AGGCTTGCAGCAAGTCTTACCCAAAGATCACGCTGAAGACAGTGGAAACCTGCATAGCAGATACGCTGAGATATGCTCCCCACAGAGGGACTCGG GTGGATGAAGCAGGACCATCCATGGCTGAGAGCAACGTTGCCGCAACTGAGGGGAGCAGAAGCCCCTCACTGTTTTCAGAGTCTGCAGACTCTGAATAA
- the LOC118319457 gene encoding uncharacterized protein LOC118319457 isoform X4 yields the protein MRLDKIEQSLETIKSILTRDMRSDDPEIEVFSRPLKTPAELEAFRKINGQISQKESEACSKSYPKITLKTVETCIADTLRYAPHRGTRGESNHRKEGERGADMQHMVGIGVEPWTAAGGLQPPVGCRCFNDHNYIVDEAGPSMAESNVAATEGSRSPSLFSESADSE from the exons ATGAGGCTGGACAAGATTGAACAATCTCTGGAGACCATTAAGTCCATTTTGACCAGAGACATGAGATCTGATGACCCTGAGATTGAAGTCTTTTCAAGACCACTAAAGACTCCAGCAGAACTGGAAGCTTTCCGAAAAATTAATGGACAGATCTCACAGAAAGAAAGTG AGGCTTGCAGCAAGTCTTACCCAAAGATCACGCTGAAGACAGTGGAAACCTGCATAGCAGATACGCTGAGATATGCTCCCCACAGAGGGACTCGG GGGGAAAGTAATCacaggaaagagggagagagaggggcagacaTGCAGCACATGGTCGGGATCGGAGTCGAACCCTGGACCGCTGCAGGGGGACTCCAGCCTCCGGTGGGGTGCCGGTGTTTTAATGACCATAATTACATT GTGGATGAAGCAGGACCATCCATGGCTGAGAGCAACGTTGCCGCAACTGAGGGGAGCAGAAGCCCCTCACTGTTTTCAGAGTCTGCAGACTCTGAATAA
- the LOC118319457 gene encoding uncharacterized protein LOC118319457 isoform X2, with the protein MYCYILDDSTTPAYARAIFMRLDKIEQSLETIKSILTRDMRSDDPEIEVFSRPLKTPAELEAFRKINGQISQKESEACSKSYPKITLKTVETCIADTLRYAPHRGTRGESNHRKEGERGADMQHMVGIGVEPWTAAGGLQPPVGCRCFNDHNYIVDEAGPSMAESNVAATEGSRSPSLFSESADSE; encoded by the exons atgtattgttataTTTTAGATGATTCTACCACACCAGCATATGCGAGGGCCATCTTCATGAGGCTGGACAAGATTGAACAATCTCTGGAGACCATTAAGTCCATTTTGACCAGAGACATGAGATCTGATGACCCTGAGATTGAAGTCTTTTCAAGACCACTAAAGACTCCAGCAGAACTGGAAGCTTTCCGAAAAATTAATGGACAGATCTCACAGAAAGAAAGTG AGGCTTGCAGCAAGTCTTACCCAAAGATCACGCTGAAGACAGTGGAAACCTGCATAGCAGATACGCTGAGATATGCTCCCCACAGAGGGACTCGG GGGGAAAGTAATCacaggaaagagggagagagaggggcagacaTGCAGCACATGGTCGGGATCGGAGTCGAACCCTGGACCGCTGCAGGGGGACTCCAGCCTCCGGTGGGGTGCCGGTGTTTTAATGACCATAATTACATT GTGGATGAAGCAGGACCATCCATGGCTGAGAGCAACGTTGCCGCAACTGAGGGGAGCAGAAGCCCCTCACTGTTTTCAGAGTCTGCAGACTCTGAATAA